GCTTGACTACGGGCTGTCAGTCAGCATCTGCACCGACAACAGGCTCATCTCCAACACCTCCGTCACACGCGAGCTGGAGCTGGTGGCGACCGCCAACCAGCTGTCGCTGCACGCCATACAGAACCTGATAGTGGCCGGGTTCAAAGGCTCGTTCTTCCCCGGCGATTATACCCAGAAACGCGCTTTTGTGCGCGCGGTTATAGACCGGTTCCAGAAACTTGAAAAAGAGCTCACCGGCAAAAAGAAAAGCTGAAGTTTTCACAGCTGTCGCTAAAACAACGCCCCCGCAAACGGGGGCGTTGTTTATATTCGGCGGCGGTCAGCGCGGCGTGCGCCCAGCCGCCAGGCAGCCGGCTCGGATTGTTTATTCGCGCGATAGGAATATTGCCAGCCCCTTCCGCGCAAATTTTAACTGTACAATTTTTGCGGCAAGCGGAATGCGCCCCCCCCCCTCTGGTAATATTTTAAAAAACTGTTACAATGATATATATTGCGGCAGTGCAGGGGAACCAGACCCTGAAAGTTTTCGGAGAAACACGGAGCAGGCTATGGATTTTTTTGACAACGGCATAAACAGGGAAACCGCTGACACTCGTCAGCGGGCGGCTAATGCGGCGGACAATCCCGGCGAATCCCGTCCGCCCATACCTCCGCAGCCCGGCTCGACCGGGCGGGCCGCCGCATTAAACGCAGAAACGCCGGACGAACTGAAAGCCCGCCTGGACGAAACCGAACGAAAACTTGCCGCCGAAAAAGAAAAAGTGATGCTTGCCAACCTCAAGCAGTCGCAGGCGCAGGTGGTGGAAGCGCAGGTTGAGTATTCGCTCAAGGATATTCAGCAGAAAGTGCAGCGCGACCGGCGCGAGCGCGAACTGGACGACGAGCGGACGGAACTGCGCGGAAAGCTCAAATCGCTTGAGGAAAAACTCGTAACCGAACGGGAAACATGGGTGCATATTCTTAAAACCAATCTGCAGCCTCCCGCGCCTCCTTCGGC
The sequence above is drawn from the Elusimicrobiaceae bacterium genome and encodes:
- a CDS encoding adenosine deaminase family protein gives rise to the protein YPHKYVEDLANYIATQRIGIEVCVTSNIQTIPSINSVEDHPVKKMLDYGLSVSICTDNRLISNTSVTRELELVATANQLSLHAIQNLIVAGFKGSFFPGDYTQKRAFVRAVIDRFQKLEKELTGKKKS